A genomic window from Bubalus bubalis isolate 160015118507 breed Murrah chromosome X, NDDB_SH_1, whole genome shotgun sequence includes:
- the PPP1R2C gene encoding protein phosphatase inhibitor 2 family member C, with amino-acid sequence MSSRRETTSRRCIKGILKNKGSTASSVAGSAQQSGGPVVHRKKSQKWDESNILATYRPEYGDYDFMKMYEPSTPQFGPQNHGETSADSEAAALNSLAKRLASIYTSDSSYSVWKPELDGAHSSKMYLDRQEKHRQFEMKRKLHYSEGRNLKLARQLSARDLLHDYEDDDNEESSHVISHDKTTTQEEAEQGATSDEGLQTQTCCYHSDDDKDDK; translated from the coding sequence ATGTCCTCTCGCCGAGAGACCACCTCTCGCCGGTGCATCAAGGGAATCCTGAAAAACAAAGGTTCCACCGCTTCCTCAGTCGCAGGCTCGGCCCAGCAGTCCGGTGGACCAGTGGTCCATAGAAAGAAATCCCAAAAGTGGGACGAGTCGAACATCTTGGCGACCTACCGTCCAGAGTACGGAGACTACGATTTCATGAAGATGTATGAGCCCAGCACTCCCCAGTTCGGTCCGCAGAATCATGGGGAAACAAGTGCAGATAGTGAAGCCGCGGCCCTCAACAGCTTAGCCAAGAGATTGGCCTCCATCTACACCTCCGATTCCAGCTATTCAGTGTGGAAGCCCGAACTGGATGGAGCGCACAGCAGCAAAATGTACCTTGACAGGCAAGAGAAACATCGGCAgtttgaaatgaaaaggaaacttcACTACAGCGAAGGAAGGAACCTCAAACTCGCCCGACAACTGAGTGCCAGAGATCTACTGCATGACTACGAGGATGATGATAACGAAGAAAGTTCGCATGTTATCAGCCACGACAAGACTACCACCCAGGAAGAAGCAGAGCAAGGCGCCACCAGTGACGAAGGCCTGCAGACACAGACCTGCTGCTACCACAGTGATGATGACAAAGACGACAAGTAG